One window of the Sulfurimonas sp. C5 genome contains the following:
- a CDS encoding glycosyltransferase family 2 protein, with amino-acid sequence MSQPLISIAMCTYNGEKYLQEQLDSILDQTYKNLEIIISDDCSTDSTVQIIENYQNIDPRIKLYKNEKNLGFLKNFEKTIALCSGDFIALADQDDIWKQNKLEKFYNELDDNVLIYSDALIMDKDSKETGTQLVRPKSNLCKGRCNKAFFLNNFVSGNTMMFKQELVKYILPIPEQMSYHDIWIGYVASTYGHITYTEEPMTYYRKYEGQVTHQGDIIPTNIFQRLRYKKNLRMKVANIRAKDCESFLSLEILKDEDTIKTLELLLEHYKNFNKIYFNYKLYKILHRYTEELFCSIRESKRSRRAFRTAVGMKLKTLSFFIL; translated from the coding sequence ATGAGTCAACCATTAATTTCAATAGCAATGTGTACATATAATGGAGAAAAATATTTACAAGAACAGCTAGATTCTATTTTAGACCAAACATATAAAAATCTAGAAATCATAATATCAGATGATTGTTCAACTGACTCCACTGTACAAATTATTGAAAACTATCAAAATATCGATCCACGTATTAAATTGTATAAAAATGAAAAAAATTTAGGATTTTTAAAAAACTTCGAAAAAACAATTGCTTTATGTTCAGGAGATTTTATTGCTTTAGCAGATCAAGATGATATTTGGAAGCAAAATAAACTGGAAAAGTTTTATAATGAATTAGATGATAATGTTTTAATCTATTCAGATGCTTTAATCATGGATAAAGATTCAAAAGAAACTGGTACACAGCTTGTGCGTCCAAAAAGTAATCTTTGTAAAGGTAGATGTAATAAAGCTTTCTTTTTAAATAATTTTGTTTCTGGAAATACAATGATGTTCAAACAAGAACTTGTTAAGTATATTCTTCCTATTCCTGAACAAATGAGTTATCATGATATTTGGATAGGATATGTAGCATCTACTTATGGACACATAACCTATACTGAAGAACCAATGACATACTACAGAAAATATGAAGGCCAAGTTACACATCAAGGGGATATTATACCTACGAATATATTCCAAAGGTTACGTTATAAGAAGAATCTTCGTATGAAAGTTGCAAATATCAGGGCAAAAGATTGTGAATCATTTTTATCTCTTGAAATATTAAAAGATGAAGATACCATCAAAACTTTAGAGTTACTTTTAGAGCATTATAAGAATTTTAACAAAATATACTTCAACTATAAATTATATAAAATTCTACACCGTTATACAGAAGAGTTATTTTGTTCTATTAGAGAGAGTAAACGTTCCAGAAGAGCATTTAGAACAGCTGTTGGAATGAAATTAAAAACTCTTTCTTTTTTTATACTATAA
- a CDS encoding O-antigen ligase family protein, with the protein MKILLFLKRHYMQTIHEKVTTLINYFLILYIFLLPFNIHFSTTILNIIVLLYLFSGQIKEKLLFALKHRVFQSILLFFVMYILWSLNSEQIDTMLWKLKTYKYLFYSIIFLTIIQDPFKDKLKNAFLLAIFISEVTSLFMFTDFTIPFIHITGYGKYVPFFYTYSQYSLLIIIAIGLSLYELTTKSSNLKKAPYLILFLISTFTIFILDSKSSYILYFITVFIVLYQSFQINKKIILLFISSVIIINTLAFTYSSTFHKRITNIYKQLHLAINNNEYAGSTGSRIGMNLIGFQLFLQKPFIGHGTQEHIDLAIKTIEDLNVSKQQKDNLLVFRNPMSPGMQTLHNEYLDHLIQFGLVGFFILLNIFYSLYKSRIPDLQWKSLNSILLINFMLYMFVNYFFVLNQLGTIFLVLISLTITTYYNSVQRNIKE; encoded by the coding sequence ATGAAAATTTTACTTTTCTTAAAAAGGCATTATATGCAAACCATCCATGAAAAAGTCACCACTCTTATTAATTACTTTTTAATACTATATATATTCCTATTACCTTTCAATATACATTTTTCAACAACTATCTTGAATATTATAGTTTTATTATATCTATTTAGTGGTCAAATTAAAGAAAAACTGCTATTTGCCCTTAAACATAGAGTATTTCAATCAATATTACTTTTTTTTGTTATGTATATTTTATGGTCCCTAAATAGTGAACAAATTGACACTATGCTCTGGAAACTAAAAACGTATAAATATCTGTTTTATAGCATTATTTTTTTGACAATTATTCAAGACCCTTTCAAAGATAAGCTAAAAAATGCTTTTCTACTGGCAATATTTATCAGTGAGGTTACAAGTTTATTCATGTTCACAGACTTTACCATACCTTTTATACATATAACTGGCTATGGTAAATATGTCCCATTTTTTTATACCTATTCACAATATTCATTACTAATAATTATTGCAATTGGATTAAGTTTATATGAACTGACAACAAAAAGTTCGAATCTAAAAAAAGCTCCGTATTTGATACTCTTTTTAATTTCAACTTTTACTATTTTTATACTTGATTCTAAATCTTCTTATATCCTCTATTTTATAACTGTATTTATAGTTTTGTATCAATCTTTTCAGATAAATAAAAAAATAATATTACTATTTATCAGTTCTGTAATTATTATTAATACATTAGCTTTTACCTATAGTTCAACTTTCCATAAACGTATAACCAATATCTACAAACAACTTCATCTTGCTATTAACAATAATGAATATGCCGGTTCTACTGGTTCGAGAATTGGCATGAATCTCATTGGCTTTCAACTTTTTTTACAAAAGCCATTTATTGGTCATGGAACTCAAGAACATATTGATCTTGCTATAAAAACTATCGAAGACCTCAATGTATCCAAGCAGCAAAAAGATAATCTTCTCGTTTTTAGAAATCCAATGTCACCAGGGATGCAAACATTACATAATGAATATCTAGACCACCTCATTCAATTTGGTCTTGTTGGATTTTTTATTTTGCTAAATATATTTTATTCTCTTTACAAATCAAGAATTCCAGATCTTCAATGGAAATCTCTAAACAGCATTTTGCTAATTAATTTCATGCTTTATATGTTTGTCAACTACTTTTTTGTTCTCAATCAACTTGGAACAATATTTCTAGTTTTAATCTCTTTAACAATAACAACATACTACAATAGCGTCCAAAGGAATATAAAAGAATGA